The sequence below is a genomic window from Wyeomyia smithii strain HCP4-BCI-WySm-NY-G18 chromosome 1, ASM2978416v1, whole genome shotgun sequence.
GCGGTGATTACTCAACTGGGCTCAATGATCAGCTTCAGTCACATCAGTACCCGCTACCGTTGCCGCAGGACATTTTCTCAAAATTAGTAGGTTGTACTGTCTTCAGCCAAATTGATTTATCCGATGCATTCTTGCAGATGGAGGTAGATGAGGAATGTCGGAAGTTGTTAACCATCAACACGCACCGGGGACTGTATCAATACAATAGGCTCCCTCCTGGCGTGAAGGCGGCTCCAGGCGCGTTCCAGCAGATGATCGACACTATGCTGGCCGGTCTATCGAATACGTCGGGATATTTAGATGACGTGATTGTTGGTGGTAGAGATGAAAACGAACATTCACGTAACTTGCACGCAGTACTGCACCGAATTCAAGAGTACGGATTCACTATTCGCCTAGAAAAGTGTGCATTCGGACAGCATAAAATCCGATACCTAGGGCATATGCTAGATCGCCAAGGCCTTCGGCCAGATCCAGATAAGATCCAAGCTATTAAAGATATGCCTGCTCCCAAGGACCTCACAGGTGTTCGCTCTTTCCTTGGAGCATTGAACTATTACGGTAAGTTCGTGCCGAATATGAGAACACTGCGCTACCCTTTGAATGAACTTTTAAAATCCAGCACATCTACATTCAAGTGGACACCAGCATGCCAGAgtgcatttgaaaaatttaaagcaATTTTGTCGTCAGAGCTCTTACTGACACACTACGATCCGATGCAGGAGATAGTTGTTTCGGCTGATGCTTCGTCGATCGGTGTTGGAGCAACAATTAGCCATAAGTTGCAGATGGCCAAATGAAGGTGGTTCAACACGCGTCCCGCGCCCCCACTGCAGCTGAGCAGCGATATTCACAGCCAGACAGAGAAGGACTGGCTATTGTCTTCGCTGTTACAAAATTTCACAAATATATATTTGGTAGAAGATTCCGATTGCAGACAGATCATGCACCGTTATTACGGATATTTGGCTCTAGAAAGGGCATACCGGTTTACACTGCAAACCGGCTCCAGCGGTGGGCTTTAACGTTGCTGTCATATGATTTTTCGATAGAATATATTTCAACTGATAAATTTGGGAACGCTGACGTGCTATCCAGGCTTATCAACCAGCATATTAAGCCAGACGAAGATTTCGTTGTTGCATGTGCCTCGTTGGAAGAAGATTTAAGGTCAGTAATAATCagtagtagagatggtcgggtacgggtatttttacccgaaacccgtacccgacccgtacccgacgggttcgggtcgggtttcgggtaacgccaaaaaatattctacgggttcgggtcgggtacgggtaattaaaaaaccaaggcttcgggttcgggtcgggtacgggtttgaaaaattctcaattggtcgggtacgggtaatttaattttcgtgcattgtgagaatttaatttttatcatttcaagcctgggtgttttcttaatgtcgataatcggtaagatcggagagaaaatcgcccatcatcactcaacgagagatcgcccaatacctattctgacagttgtcggcagtctatgcaccaagggaatgacatcatgctgTCGCTTTTTAATGTTagattgaatagttcttcctgcaacggttttgatttaaatggaatttttgtcgggcttttttcatcactgtcaggaaaaccgcggcattgcattgcacagtggggcgacttaatacaaatgcttgccaagtaaaaaaaagtgtcgataaatacgacaaaaatatggtatatacttaattttggggtgctgaacacaaatctccattccactttttatttgaagacgtccataaagcacgtgacttaatttttcatgattttttagcacttttcacttttttattaaacagaattatatgatctttaaccacaagcaacgccacagggcgtcctctttacaaaaacagcttacgtagtttttgcacaactcctcaaatcaaccaaatttcgcaaaaaaaaaatttttataaaaattaaaacaatattatatattataataggtaataaaaactaactacaaatcaattttttcttcgaggccaaaaaaaaaatctagctatcattgaagctgcagagcgtttcaaagtaatgatatttttttttaaatatgtcaaaaaacgtcagtatgccaagttttgaaaagttataaaaaaatcaaattttatgatattgcacccaaattttggacttaagcacttaaatgtttatttatttatttatttatttatttatttaatatctgttttttacagatttttagaatttatcaatgacaccgaatctatactcaaaattacaggtttttggcaaatgcagtgaattatcaaatttttctcaagttataaactatattaattttggccttttaaaattcgtttgaccctttaatgtgtttataaaactcgtcgtttattttaaactttaccagacatgcacttttcatagtggaccgattccttatagtggaccacccgcctgaaactctgggttcatcatcattcgttcacacgcacactcggttctagcctggctccggccatcatttcgagaaaccacatatgacaatcagtgcataaaatgtacgaggtacccaggcatgttgaaataaaaaataaaaaaaaaaccaggacgggtcgggtacggatcgggtaccggcaatttcggcgtttttttctatcgggtacgggtcgggtacgggtagttagaatagatatttttcgagttcgggtcgggtacgggtattttaaacaaaccagactacgggttcgggtcgggtacgggtttgaaaattttcgatgagtcgggtacgggtaacaaatttcccatacccgaccatctctagtcaGTAGCACTAAAAACTTACCTCTCAGTTTTAGCATGGTAGAAGAAGCCACGAAATGCGATCCGACTCTTAGTAAACTATATCGATTCGTGAGCGATGGTTGGCCTAAGGAGCGAACGGATGTCAACGATTGGGAGATGCAACGCTATTTTGACCGCCAAGAAGCTCTCTCAATTGTGCAAGGCTGTGTTATGTTTGGAGACCGTTTAATTATCCCAGCACAGTATAGAAAGCGATGCATTATCCAATTGCATAAAGGTCATCCAGGTGCACAACGGATGAAAGCCATTGCACGCAGCTTCGTCTTTTGGCCAGGCTTAGACGAACAAATAGTCGACTTTGTAAAGGCTTGTCACCAATGTGCATTAGCAGCGCGTTCGCCACCAAAGGCAGAGCCACAATCATGGCCCAAATCGACAGCTCCATGGCAAAGGATTCACATCGACTATGCCGGTCCTTTGGAAGGAGAATACTACTTAATCGTTGTTGATTCAAACACTAAATGGCCGGAAATTTTCCCAACGAAACTGATAACAACGAAGGTAACACTCAGCTTGCTTCAAGAtttattcgccaacaaaggaatACCAGAGATTCTTGTGTCGGACAACGGCACGCAGTTCAAAAGTTGGGAATTTGAGGAATTTTGTTGCCAGAACGGCATCAGGCACATAACGACAGCACCTTTCCACCCACAATCGAATGGCCAGGCCGAACGGTTCGTGGATACATTCAAACGAGCCATCCGAAAAATCCAGGAAGGGAAAGGTACGATCAAGCAGGCTTTAAATACGTTTCTTCTCACTTACCGAACAACTCCGAATCCAAATGTGCCAGATGGCAAGTCACCAGCAGAAGCTATGTACGGCAGACCGATAAGAACTTCACTCGAATTGCTGCGACCGCCCCGTAGATCAGTACCACAACCAGTGTCAGAATCGCCTGCCTTGCGAACCTTTAATAAGGAAGATAAGGTTTTCGCTAAAGTGTATGCGAGTAATAAGTGGACTTGGGTGCCCGGAGTCATAATGGAAAAACTTAGCAGAGTAATGTATAACGTCTGGGTCAACAATAGTAAAATGATTCGCTCGCACATTAATCAGCTTAAAAGTAGGTCTTCGTTCGCAGCTCAACAGCCGTCAACTAAGTCGCAAAAAATTCCGCTCGAGATTTTGCTTAATGAGTGGAACCTTGCTACTGCTGCGTCGATGCCAGAACCTGCCTCCTCTGCGCCGGTGAACGATGAGCCAGTGCTCGTCCCAGAGCCAGCCACCCTCCTCCATCGCCATCCTCATCATCGTCCACATCATCGGATTTCCAGTCAGCAGCTGAGACTTCACCTGTAGTTCCTCTTCCCAGGCGTTCTTCTCGACTTCGAAGACCGCCGCAGTGGTACCAGGGACACCACAGGTATTAAAGAGGGAGATGTTGGGGCAACTGACCACCCTATGGGGATTCACCACTTGGGCTCGCCGTTGACAGTGAGTCTGTTAAGCGGATGTACGCACTCGTGCCAACTGAGAGTGATAAGTTGTCATTCGGGTATCCGACGAGAGACTGAACACACATATTTTTATAATACGCTATTAAATTCGTTTGTACTGTTCTTATTgtttaacttttattttatcaTCTCGCCTTAACAGTACGAcactttcttcggttttgttgaagacaatggaaaaagtgctgaatgatttcattcatacatcttacatgcaaacaaaaccgctttcaaagttccagtttgcctatcaaactggaaaatccactataacagcgcttcatacgctggtcatgaaaattgaaaagtcactttcagctaaagaaattgctctgtgctctttcttggatattgaaggtgcttttgataatgcgtcctattcttcaatgtctagtgcaatgaagaacaaaggatttcacacgagcattgttaactggattcataccatgcttgcaaaaagagaaatcacttctgagttgggaggctCGTCTATCACGAtaagggcaacgaaaggatgtccgcaaggaggtgttctttcgccacttatgtggtctttggtggtggacgatcttctcaaaagcttagaagcaaaaggtttcgaagttgtgggctttgcagatgacatagtcatcttggtaagaggaaagttcgacaacatagtttcggaaagaatgcaggaggctctggagtatacccagtcttggtgtataaaggagggtctcagcaacattccgacaaaagctgtaatcgtacctttcactagaaagaggaaattcaatctaaaaactctcaagcttggaggagtagaaattccattcagtgaacaggttaaatacttaggagttatccttgatgccaagctaaactggaatgcacatcttgactatgcaatcaacagggcggtcagtgcattatggttgtgctccaaaaccgttgggagaaagtggggcttgagaccgaaaatggtgatgtggatattcacatctattatacgtccaaaactgacctacgctgcgttagtgtggtggccaaaaaccaaagagtccaccgctagaacaaagctagataaagttcaacgacttgcgtgcattgccttaacaggagcaatgaaaagcaccccgtcaaaagctcttgatgcaattcttcatctgctgccgttgtacgaatacgtgcatctagaagcagaaaagagtgccttgaagctaaaaataacaaaaactatattgtcaggtgatcttgtgggtcacctgacaatactggactttttcaaaagagggccagtgatgagtatgaatggagactggatggcacctcaggataaccatgatattccctacaaggtatgcgaaacgtcgcgtgcagactgggaagtcggagttcctgatgttcgtcccggttcaacgatatttttcacagatggctcaaaaataggtagcaaaactggtgcaggaatcttcggccctggaattaatatttcagtggcaatgggacactggccaacagtgtttcaagcagagatttttgcaatacttgaatgtgcgaatgtatgtctgactaggaaatacatacatgcaaatatttgtattttctctgacagtcaagcagcactgaaagcacttgtctgggaatgtattctcacattgcgacagctatgtcaaacaaactcagtaaatttgtattgggttccaggacattgtggcattggtgggaatgaaaaggcagacgaacttgcaaaacaaggatctaactcacagtttatcggcccagaacctttctgcggtatatcaaactgtgcagtgaaaatggagcttaaacgctgggaggaacaaaaggtgataaccaattggcttgatgtcaaaaagtgttcccaatctaaaagatttatcacaccaaacgagaatcattcgaaaaagctcctagagctcaacaaaagagctctttgtacatacgtcggcctagtaacggggcactgtccgagtagatatcatttaaagaacattggccggattcaggatgatatctgtcgcttttgtaatatggaaagcgagacatcggaacatctgctgtgcaagtgtggtgcattatttaaacgcagatcaaggtttcttggcagtggctgtttacagcccaaagagatttggtctttgaatcctgggaaggtgattggcttcataaaccatatttcacctgactgggagcgtgtcggtgcaggtacctgatcactcaacaatagtggtcattgtattttgcaaggggacacgtatagcaattgactgggatatatattacaaaagttcacatcaatggacaacgtaattctaattccctaacaaaaaaaaaaaatctcagtaTCTCAGGAAACTCTATATTCAATACCCTACCTTCATTTCATGTAATGGAAAATCGTAGCGTGGACGCTATGCATGCTATCTTTAGCAACGGCATTTGTAAATACGGATTTACTGATGCACTGGATTATTTTatcttcgagaaaaagtattttACGGTTAATGAATTTAATGCAAACCGACAAAATCTTGCTAAATTGTACTTAGACAACGAAATCAAACGTATACCAGATATAACTGAAACCTATAATagcaaagaacaaaaaaaaacatttcattgCGAATGACTTCTAGTGAAATGCGCTGCTTCACTCATTATTTCACATTGATTGTTGGTCGTTACGTTCCTATTGAAGATCGAGTATGGACTTATTGCAAGTCTCTGATAACTCTCGTTGACTTGTGTCTCAAAcgttcattttcaatagaagAAATTCATGAATTACAGGAGAGTGTTGATCATCACCATACTTTATACattaatttattcaaaaaagaCCTATAGGCGAAACATCACTTCATCGTTCACTACCCCTCAATTTTCGTACCTCAGGAccaattgataaaatgatgtgCTTCCGTTATGAAGCCAAGCATAGAGGATTCAAACAATATTCACATGTCATGTCGTCCAGAAAAAATCCTTGCTACACGTTGGGAATAAAAGCTGGTTTGCAATTTTACTACGATTTATCCAACAAAACTTTCATGAAAAGAAGTTCTATTGG
It includes:
- the LOC129717181 gene encoding uncharacterized protein K02A2.6-like; translation: MQMQLLKIKTLRSTTLRTIRFESPSKGKCSQISSSCTSSDYRALKRVYPELFSNKLGLCTKTKIVLSLKDASKPVFRPRRPVAYAMQAIVDEELDRLERLNIISPVQYSEWAAPTVVVRKANGTIRICGDYSTGLNDQLQSHQYPLPLPQDIFSKLVGCTVFSQIDLSDAFLQMEVDEECRKLLTINTHRGLYQYNRLPPGVKAAPGAFQQMIDTMLAGLSNTSGYLDDVIVGGRDENEHSRNLHAVLHRIQEYGFTIRLEKCAFGQHKIRYLGHMLDRQGLRPDPDKIQAIKDMPAPKDLTGVRSFLGALNYYGKFVPNMRTLRYPLNELLKSSTSTFKWTPACQSAFEKFKAILSSELLLTHYDPMQEIVVSADASSIGVGATISHKLQMAK
- the LOC129717182 gene encoding uncharacterized protein K02A2.6-like: MVEEATKCDPTLSKLYRFVSDGWPKERTDVNDWEMQRYFDRQEALSIVQGCVMFGDRLIIPAQYRKRCIIQLHKGHPGAQRMKAIARSFVFWPGLDEQIVDFVKACHQCALAARSPPKAEPQSWPKSTAPWQRIHIDYAGPLEGEYYLIVVDSNTKWPEIFPTKLITTKVTLSLLQDLFANKGIPEILVSDNGTQFKSWEFEEFCCQNGIRHITTAPFHPQSNGQAERFVDTFKRAIRKIQEGKGTIKQALNTFLLTYRTTPNPNVPDGKSPAEAMYGRPIRTSLELLRPPRRSVPQPVSESPALRTFNKEDKVFAKVYASNKWTWVPGVIMEKLSRVMYNVWVNNSKMIRSHINQLKSRSSFAAQQPSTKSQKIPLEILLNEWNLATAASMPEPASSAPVNDEPVLVPEPATLLHRHPHHRPHHRISSQQLRLHL